The following is a genomic window from Polaribacter atrinae.
CTTGTAAAGATTAAAACCTGATTCCAGTTTCCATCTTTTATCAACTTAATAGTAAACTCTGTTTTTTTGTTTTTATCAACTTTATAAACATTATGAGTTACTTTTTTAGCTGTAGAATTCTGCGGTTCTGCTTCTACAGAGACAGGATTATTTAAAATACCCGAAGCTAATTTTTTAATATCAGTAGAAAAAGTAGCCGAAAACATCAAATTCTGACGTTTTGCTGGCATAAAACTAATCAGTTTATTTAAGTCTCTTGCAAAACCCATATCTAACATTCTATCTGCTTCATCTAAAATTAAAACATCTATTCTGTTAAAAGAAACTGCTTTCTGACTGTGTAAATCTAACAATCTACCTGGTGTTGCTACCAAGATATCTACACCACTTCTTAGTGTTGCTATTTGTGGTTTTGCGTTTACACCTCCAAAAATTACGGCAGATTTAATGTTAACATACTTACTGTATTCTCTAACATTGTCATGCACTTGTGCAGCCAATTCTCTTGTTGGTGTTAGCACCAACGCTCTTAAAGGTCTGTATTTAGGATGCTTTGTCTCTGCTAAATGTTGTAATACTGGTAATGTAAAACCAGCTGTTTTTCCTGTTCCTGTTTGTGCAGAAGCTAAAATGTCTTTACCTTCTAAAATATGTGGAATTGCTTTTTCTTGTATTGGTGATGGTTTGGTATATCCTTTTTCTTCAACTGCTTTTACTAACGCAGCAGATAAACCTAAATCTTTAAATGTCATAAAAATACTTTTTTGAAAGCAACCTTATGTAGTTGTTTCAGCCTGCAAAGATACGTTGTTTAAAATTGAGGATGAATTTTTCTTAAAATTCCTTTTTATGTTAATTTTTTTGATATTGATTTTACAAGTAGTAATTTCATCGTTTTAAACCAAACCTTACTTTTTATGAAGTCTATTTTTACCTCTTTAGCACTCTGTTTTTCACTTATTTCAACTGCTCAGACCACAACAGATTCAAATACCATTCAACAATCTTTAGAAAAGAAGTCTCAAATGATGAATTCTTCTTTGGTTAAAAACATTGAATTCACCAATATTGGTCCTACAGTAATGAGTGGACGTGTGGTAGATATGGATGTAAACCCAAACAATACAACCGAGTTTTATGTTGGGTATGCTTCTGGCGGACTTTGGTATACAAATAATAACGGAACAACGCTTACACCTGTTTTAGACAGTGCTCTAACTCAAAATATTGGAGACATTGCTGTAGATTGGAAAACCGGAACTATTTGGGTAGGTACAGGAGAAAACAACTCTTCGCGCTCTAGTTATGCCGGAATAGGTATTTTAAAATCTACGGATAAAGGAAAAACTTGGACAAATGTTGGT
Proteins encoded in this region:
- a CDS encoding DEAD/DEAH box helicase — translated: MTFKDLGLSAALVKAVEEKGYTKPSPIQEKAIPHILEGKDILASAQTGTGKTAGFTLPVLQHLAETKHPKYRPLRALVLTPTRELAAQVHDNVREYSKYVNIKSAVIFGGVNAKPQIATLRSGVDILVATPGRLLDLHSQKAVSFNRIDVLILDEADRMLDMGFARDLNKLISFMPAKRQNLMFSATFSTDIKKLASGILNNPVSVEAEPQNSTAKKVTHNVYKVDKNKKTEFTIKLIKDGNWNQVLIFTRTKHGANKLTEKLIKAGISAAAIHGNKSQGARTKALRNFKDNTIKALVATDIAARGLDIPLLPHVINFELPNVPEDYVHRIGRTGRAGAAGEAISLVCSEETEYQSEIEKLLKEKLNSTVVEGFEPTDTAAPKRAATQSKGSFGKKKRPTNGGSSQGDRPKKKPHFKGNKPESTSGRGRTGAPKKKRF